The Canis aureus isolate CA01 chromosome X, VMU_Caureus_v.1.0, whole genome shotgun sequence region ACCTTGTTTTGAATTCCTGCTTTTCTGCTAAATAAGTGTGTGACATTGAACAAATTTTTGCTCTCTAAACtgcctctgtaaaatgggcatattaCAACCTTCATAAGACTTTCacaaagatgaaatgagataatatatcCAAGTGCATATATAAATGCTCAAATgtttaaagagtaaaaaaaaatcaagctagaTTTTAAAGGAGGAAAGGATATTGGATTGTCTGAGGAGTGTTTGTAGGTCACTTTAGGTTGATGTGAGAGGTGGAGGCTTGGGCACTGGCCAGCTTGCATCATATCATAGGGGCTGCCAGAAACTTGGAAATACTGATGATAATTCTAAAACTGCTTCAGGATATTATTTGATGTAGACACTCACACTAAACCTAAAATATTTCAGTAACCCTTGTATAGCTACTGAAgcaaaaggagggaaggggagctgCAGTTTCCAAACATCACTGAAAGTATCTGCTTACCTGCTTACTGCACATGAATTTTCAAAGAGTAATTTGACATCATTGCTTGATTGGATCTACAAAGCAATTTCCAGAGTACCAGCCAGCCTCTTAGGAAAGTGCTATGGGCTTTGCCAGAGTAAATTATTGAGTCTGTTAATTCTTACATGGACATGGATTGTTAATgatgaaaaggaacaaactaaAATTGCGGTGCAGAATTTACTATGCAAACTTTTCAAACCTTTTGCACCATTAATTAGTCTCCCACCGAGAAAGCCTGTCTGATGTAGCTGGGTGGTGCTGGGCTCTTGGTGGCCACATTGTGTCTATCTTTAAGAATTTATATGACTGTATTTTCAGACTGAAACAATTCATAAAGAGTtgagactgcctttttttttttcctttttaaaatgtatttattttttagctctaAAACTCACATTCGCGGCTATTTTAAGTAATTAGCCCCGGCTCTTCCGCTACCCGAACACCTCAAAACTACATCTCCCAGCATGCTCTAAAGTTGGTCTGACCTCATCTCAAATGGCCCCGTAGGGCAACAAGGATGGTTAGTTTTGACCGTGCTTATTTGTGCCATAAAATATTGATCCTAATTGGCAGCTATTTGGGCTTTTATATTTTCCGACCTCCCGTTTTTGAAACGTGGCCACTAAATGAAGAGGTCCTGGTCTGGGAAGGCTTATGCATTCCTTCAATTGGATGGGGAGCTGGGACAGTGTCTCTGGCGATATTGAGAATAGGAGGGAATGTTGACCAGGGAGCACCGCTGCGGCCGTTCAGAGGAGCAGGAACCGGAGCCCGGGTTGAGTCCGAAAAAAGCCGGATCCAGACGGTGGCTCCGGAACGGCTGGAATTGGAAGATGGAGGAGCCGGAGGAGCCGGCGGAGAGTGGGCAGTCGCTGCCTCCAGTTTACATCTACAGTCCCGAGTATGTCAGCATGTGCGACTCCCTGGCCAAAGTCCCCAAACGGGTAAGAGAGGTGGAGATGAAAGACCGTGGGCttctgggatgggggtgggggccgtTGGACCAGAGGGCATTAGGAAGGGGAGAAGATTGGGCTGGAGAAAATCTTCAGCAGAAATTTGGGCAGCCGCACCAGGTGATGAGGAAGTGTTCCCTTATAGTTTCTGAGAGCGCTGCATTTATCAGCGGGCCGTCCAACGCACCGGAGGGAGTAGGGGTGCGGGGGAGGGGATGGCACTGAGGGGTTGGTGTCTCTACCGCTAGGGATCCCTGAAGTGGAGAAGACGCTGCAGGAGAGAAATGTTCCATTGCCTCCGCAAGGCCCGGTAGCTTTCGCCTTAGCAATGTGTCTAAAGGGCATTGTAACTGATAAGTAAAAAGAAGGGAGGGGAGTTAAAAGTTAGTTTCTTTGTTCAGGATGATGAAGTCGATGGTATTTCTCTGAATTAAACATTTAAGAGAccattttctgccttttgtttctctttctttctttctttttctttttttgatgtttttaggCCAGTATGGTCCATTCTTTGATTGAAGCATACGCATTGCATAAGCAAATGAGGTAAGTTGTCTTTCATGAACAGAGTCCTGCACCTAAGTGTCTTAACCTTAATATCCTTCTTCACAGTGGAGCTAATTAGAAAGAGAATggtccttttttaattttttttgagattttatattttattcatgagaaacagagagaggcagagacacagagagagaagcaggctcctcataggttgccggatgcaggactccatccgccctgagccaaaggcagatgctcaaccactgagccacccaggcaacccaagaatggtccttttttaaaaaagtttttttttcaattcagtatTTGTAATCTGTCTGTAACCTAGTGACAGCTCTTAAAGTattaagaaaacttgaaaaaagaacaTGAAGCAGTTAAGATCCATTAGAACTAAGACTATATGGCTGGAAGAGAAACTATTCTAGGGATGGGTGCTTTGTGGAGATTTTGAGGAAAGTCCATTAGAGTACTAAAACCCATCTGATAGAAAGCAAAAGAAGGTGTTTGGCTGGGAGGTGTTCTGGGGCTTGTATTTGTTTCCAAGCCAGATGTGAGGGCATGTGTTCATCTTAAGACTTTTAGAAACCCCATCACCACTACCAGACTTTTACGAGTAAGCCTGGAGACAAGTCAAGACTGAAGCAAAACTCCTGCAACCAGGCCAGAACTCAGCACAGAGTTaagtacttcttttaaaaaaatgaatttgctgtttatctttataaaagtaaatactaTAACCCTGTCTTGTAGGATTATTTATGACATTGTCTAGCCAAATAGGTAAGTGTCTGAATGGGCTTGTGTGGTATCCCTCATTTATCTCCCGGATAATAGTGTAAtaggctttctttcttcttttttaagattttatttatttattcatgagagacacacagagaaagaggcagagacataggcagagggagaagcaggctcctcacagcgagctgatgcaggactcagttccaggaccctgggatcactacctgagccaaaggcagacgctcaaccactgagccacccaggtgcctctgtaatAGGCTTTCAAATCTAATCCTTATTATTAACAAAATTACTTATTGAGCACCTTAGTTTTTGAACCCATATGTTTGTTAGACATGAGAACTACATGCCTTCCATTTAActtttcaaaagttattttaagaaatcagtgCTAAGCAAAACTGTTCCATTTCCTTGCTATTAAGCAGAGAGGCTTTCCATATTTGCTAAACAAGAAGAAGGGTGCTAGAAAAGGGACCTATTAGAGCTGAAGAACATGGTccagaaactattttattttaatgtgcagATTTGTCACCTTTGATGGTGTAGGTATATTTtctggagggagaagcaagaatCCTTGGCTCTTGaccatatatatgatttttttgagGCTGAGCTACAGGATTTTTCTGGCCTGCTTGGTGATAGTAGTAGCCTATGTAGTcatattaatttttgaaaaactcATGGCTGAGTTCTCATTcagcaaacaaagaaaaccacTACTGCCTTCCTGTGGCACAGGTCATTGCTCCTCCAACCTGAATTTACATATGAATCACTTTGTTAAATTCCGATTCAGTAGATATGAGGTGGGGCTGAAGTTGTGCTTATTTAATGGCTCctgggtgctgctgctgctggtccatAGACCACCCTTTGAGTGGCAGTGGCAGTCagggagaggaaatggggaaCAGGCAGCTAGAGGTTAGAGGTGTTAAGTCCTGCTGTTAGCTTAACACCATCCTGTATTCTCTCAGtcacctccttaaaaaaaaaaaaaagatttatgtatttattggagatagagtgtgtggtgggggggcagaaggagagaatctcaagcagactccccactgagcatggagcccaacacggggctcaagctcacaaccctgagatcatgacctgagccgaaaccaagagttggactctcagctgactgagccactcaggtacccctctCTCAGTCACTTCTGTTATCGCTTGTTGtgaggatttgttttgttttgttttgttttgttttttaatttttttttttatttatgatagtcacagagagagagagagaggcagagacacaggcagagggagaagcaggctccatgcaccagggagcccgacgtgggattcgatcccgggtccccaggatcgcgccctgggccaaaggcaggcgccaaaccgctgcgccacccagggatccctgttgtgaGGATTTGATTGAGAGCTTGAGTGAAGTCCAGTTCCAACCAGTTtgccccttttctttttcctagcaGGGATAGGTGTGAGGGACCAAATATAGAAACTTTTCTGTTTTGAGTTGCCATTTTTTATCCTTTAGTATTAGTAACAGTAATAGTTATCCACAGAGCACTTTCATGTGTTATCATTCAATCTTCATGCATGTCCCATTAGATTTCcctactttatagatgaggaaactgaactaTACAGAATAGTCAACTTACCTGAGGTTATAGAGCTGATAAGtacagaggtttttgtttttgtttttgtttttgttttaaattttatttatttattctttttttggtatattttttattggagtttgatttgccaacatatagcataacacccagtgctcatcctgccaagtgcccctctcagtgctcatcacacagtcaccccaacccccctgctcacctccctttccaccaccccttgttcatttcccagagttaggagtctctcatgttctgtcacccccactgatatttcttttttttttttttttaatttttatttatttatgatagtcacacagagagagaggcagagacataggcagagggagaagcagactccatgcaccaggagcccgatgtgggattcgatcccgggtctccaggatcacaccctgggccaaaggcaggcgctaaaccactgcgccacccagggatccccccactgatatttcccactcattttctctcctttcccctttattccctttcactattttttatattccccaaatgaatgagaccatataatgtttgtccttctccgattgacttacttcattcagtgcaataccctccagttccatccacgttgaagcgaatggtgggtatttgtcatttaaaaagagGTGCCCAGTTCTCTGActccaaattcaaaatttatgaaaatacagTTGCCTACTATAGTAAAAATATAGAGttaagtcttgattttggctcaggtcatgatctcaggattgtgaaatcaagccccacattgggctccatgctgggcatggagcctgtttgagattctctctctccctcccccttttccctctcctctcttcccctccccctttaaaaaataagtaaaaaataataataaagtaaaaatatagctTAAAGGAGCTATATCAGGAGCTGACTCAAATGAAAATATCTCCATCTACCAGTTTGTCATGAAAGTTGTAACAGAGTGAAGTTTGTCCAATATCTGATTATGTAACTTAAATAtaattacttacttttttttaccTACTTATAAACTCAAGGGGAAAATTCATCCTCTCACCCCTTATTCATGGAATTATTACATAGATGTGAGGAAGTAAAGTCTATATAGTATAGTAGAGGAACAGAACATGTTTATTATTTCAACCCACTAGAACTGGAAGCTGGAAGTTGTATTCTCTGCTCAGACTAACTGGCTTCTGCTTCCAGTTTCTGGCATACTCTGGGTCTGACTCACTCACCTCTCTTTGTTCTCTGTTATTATTAGGATAGTTAAGCCCAAAGTAGCCTCCATGGAGGAGATGGCCACCTTCCACACTGATGCCTATCTTCAGCATCTCCAGAAGGTCAGCCAGGAAGGAGATGACGATCATCCAGACTCCGTAGAATATGGGCTAGGTAAAGTCATTACCGGGCAATGATGGGAAGTAGACACCCTCCATCTGTAGATTGTAACCACTTATTTTATAACTTGCATGATGGTCTTTAATCTTTGTTAATTTCAAACTAATGTGTTAACCACAATCTTAATCTCTTAGTTTAGATCCATATATCTCACTTAACCAAGCAAACCATATGAGTTGAGCACAACTGAATGATGGATCAGATGGAGGAAAACCACTTAGTTGCTGAGGCCCTAATAGTAATGCCCAGATTGGGTCTGGCTGTACTATTTAACTGTCCCATGGCCTTATATTTTAACTTGAGTAAATATTTATGTTCTGGCTAAGTTTTCAACCTTACTTCATGTTGAAcagctgtatttaaaaaaaaaactataggtgGCTGATAGGATAGTCTAGAGAAACAGCATGGTTTAGTAGACCTCTGGTCTGCGAGATGGGTGAGTCAAGGGACCTGGGTCCCAGGCCGGGCTCTATGTGACCATGGAGAAGACATATTACCTCTCaggactcagtttctccatctgcaggATGTGACTAGCTAATCTTGAAGGTTTAGCCTTTCTAGTTCCAACACTTCAAAAAATTCTTTCCCCAACACTGGAGATGTTTCTCTACCATTTGGAAGCTGATGTTGGCACAGTCGCTTTTTGGGTAAGATATGTTGTCACACCTCAAAGTATTCCTCCCAATAGGATTCTAGATCCAGTTCCAATGTGCAGAGGTGGGGCTTTCCTCCCACACCACTCAGCAATGCTCAGGACACTAGCTGGATGTCCtataattcaactcaattctgacactatctacctgtagacagcatcagatcccacagattAAGGGCTTGGTCTCACAAGACTGCTTTGCACTTCACATGCCAATGGCAAGCCcaggttgttacctgtgcttctgacagaCTGTCTATAAATCAGGAGTTCCCACAACCCCctctttgggtttaatttgctagagcagggCACAGAACTCAGGGAACCCATTTACTCACTAGATTACCAGttaattataaaaggatataactcagaactgccagatggaagagatgcatagggcaaggtatgacCAAAGGGTATGGAGCTTCCACACACATTACAGGCATGCCACTCTCCCCACATCTCCATCTTAGTGTTTACTAAACCAGAAGCTCTCCCAGCTggccttttgggtttttatggaaaCTTCATCACATGGGCATGACTGATTCAATCATTGGCCAGTTGttgattgaactcaatctccagccccttcCCCTCACAGAAGGTTAGAGGGTAGGACTGGTCATTCTAATCTCCCAATCACCTCATTTGCTCCACTGGCAACCAACCCCGATCCTTAGGTGGGAACCACAGGTCACCTCATTAGCACAACAAAGACACCTTTAttgttcttctcacttaggaaattccaaaattaggagctctgtgtcagaaaTGGGGATGAAGATCACACACAGGagtatttcttattatataaatcacagtatcacacctccccttcctccaatTCATCTTTTAACAAGCTCTTCTGATGTTTGCCCAAAGGTTATGACTGCCCAGCCACAGAAGGGATATTTGACTACGCAGCAGCTGTAGGAGGGGCTACAATCACAGCTGCCCAATGCCTGATTGATGGAATGTGCAAAGTAGCAATTAACTGGTCCGGAGGGTGGCATCATGCAAAGAAGTAAGAAAATGACCTTtctgctttctgcctctttccttgAGTCAGTTTCTCAGTTATGTAAACTCTTATGCTTATTGTATTGGCATTCATTGAGAGATTTGTGTACAAATATAATACTTTTCCAGGCTTCTGAAGGCAAGTGAAATAGAAGAAGGTGACACAGTATAATGGAAAGCACACAATTGAGAGTCAGGATACCTGGGCTCTATGCCTAGTTTTTCTGCACACTTGGCTCACTGACTTGGAAAGgttaacctctctaggcctcagtttcttcatcaggaAAATGGGCAGGGCAAAGAATATAACTAGACAATCTCCACATTCCTCTCCAGCTTTTTGGAAATTCCCCCATCTTCAAGGGACTTATGCTCTAGGGACATGAACAGAACTAGAATAGGGAGGAACATCAATCTTGGTACCAACTGAGTATATGTATGAGCTGAGGAGATTTTTAGTGATGCAGAAATTAATCATGGAAGTCTTGGAAGAGGTAAATTTTAGAGCTAATTCTTGAAAGAAGTGGCAAACAGATTTCCAAATAGGTGGAAAATTGATGAgaatagatttaaaacaaaaggcTGAAGAATCAAGAAGGAAACTTTTGCTGCCATCTCTAAGGAAAGTAGCAACAAACTGAGAGAATTGTCACTCTAAGGAGAAAGGGCTTGTGAAACAACTGTTCTCAGGTGCTACTTGGAGCTAGAGGAGTCCTTTTGGAGTTCCATGTTGACATCTCAAACAGCCTGACCCTGTGTGTGACAAGGACTGCTGGGACAGCATTTGTCATCTTGCTTGATATGCTTGCTTGCTATATGTGT contains the following coding sequences:
- the HDAC8 gene encoding histone deacetylase 8 isoform X10; the protein is MLTREHRCGRSEEQEPEPGLSPKKAGSRRWLRNGWNWKMEEPEEPAESGQSLPPVYIYSPEYVSMCDSLAKVPKRASMVHSLIEAYALHKQMRIVKPKVASMEEMATFHTDAYLQHLQKVSQEGDDDHPDSVEYGLGYDCPATEGIFDYAAAVGGATITAAQCLIDGMCKVAINWSGGWHHAKKRRERGRDKGRGKSRLPVRSLMWSSIPGPLDHDLSQQQMLSH
- the HDAC8 gene encoding histone deacetylase 8 isoform X11 — translated: MLTREHRCGRSEEQEPEPGLSPKKAGSRRWLRNGWNWKMEEPEEPAESGQSLPPVYIYSPEYVSMCDSLAKVPKRASMVHSLIEAYALHKQMRIVKPKVASMEEMATFHTDAYLQHLQKVSQEGDDDHPDSVEYGLGYDCPATEGIFDYAAAVGGATITAAQCLIDGMCKVAINWSGGWHHAKK
- the HDAC8 gene encoding histone deacetylase 8 isoform X9 — its product is MLTREHRCGRSEEQEPEPGLSPKKAGSRRWLRNGWNWKMEEPEEPAESGQSLPPVYIYSPEYVSMCDSLAKVPKRASMVHSLIEAYALHKQMRIVKPKVASMEEMATFHTDAYLQHLQKVSQEGDDDHPDSVEYGLGYDCPATEGIFDYAAAVGGATITAAQCLIDGMCKVAINWSGGWHHAKNHTGLSASQIGQGSSFLPQSFCNAVLSAWKTSPSQYRRRERGRDKGRGKSRLPVRSLMWSSIPGPLDHDLSQQQMLSH
- the HDAC8 gene encoding histone deacetylase 8 isoform X8, whose product is MLTREHRCGRSEEQEPEPGLSPKKAGSRRWLRNGWNWKMEEPEEPAESGQSLPPVYIYSPEYVSMCDSLAKVPKRASMVHSLIEAYALHKQMRIVKPKVASMEEMATFHTDAYLQHLQKVSQEGDDDHPDSVEYGLGYDCPATEGIFDYAAAVGGATITAAQCLIDGMCKVAINWSGGWHHAKNHTGLSASQIGQGSSFLPQSFCNAVLSAWKTSPSQYRDEASGFCYLNDAVLGILRLRRKFDRILYVDLDLHHGDGVEDAFSFTSKVMTVSLHKFSPGFFPGTGDVSDVGLGKGRYYSVNVPIQDGIQDEKYYHICESFSQHMVLIMCWKSRQAAGQTAMSPTESSKSSTTSKGI